One Gimesia aquarii DNA segment encodes these proteins:
- a CDS encoding TlpA disulfide reductase family protein, protein MTISYSIYKDMISTCCLLSISLSLVFWSTGCSSDQSSQSSNPTAETQAQSTKPEVDEIKPAETIEITLTLTDLKGFQEILDKQKGKVVLVDFWATWCIPCVKNFHHSVEWNNEYANQGLSVISVSMDDSDEDTEKAVLKFLESKDAQMINLLATAAKDQDPMDTFGIEGGALPNYRIYDRSGNLVETFASDNPDNLFTQAQIKTALEKTLKQKPN, encoded by the coding sequence ATGACAATTTCCTATTCAATCTATAAGGATATGATCAGCACCTGCTGCCTGCTCTCAATCTCGCTAAGCCTGGTTTTCTGGTCAACAGGGTGTTCATCAGACCAAAGCTCGCAGTCCTCCAACCCAACAGCAGAAACACAAGCTCAGTCCACAAAACCTGAAGTTGATGAAATCAAGCCAGCTGAAACCATTGAGATTACATTGACATTAACTGATCTTAAAGGCTTTCAGGAAATCTTGGACAAACAAAAAGGGAAGGTTGTGTTAGTTGATTTCTGGGCAACATGGTGTATTCCTTGTGTGAAGAACTTTCATCATTCTGTTGAATGGAACAATGAATATGCTAACCAGGGACTGAGCGTTATTTCCGTGAGCATGGATGATTCGGATGAAGACACAGAAAAAGCAGTGTTAAAATTCCTGGAATCTAAAGACGCACAAATGATTAACTTGCTGGCAACGGCTGCCAAAGATCAGGACCCGATGGATACTTTTGGAATTGAAGGTGGAGCCTTACCAAATTACCGAATTTATGACCGATCAGGAAACCTCGTTGAAACATTTGCATCTGACAACCCAGACAATCTCTTCACACAAGCCCAAATCAAAACTGCTTTAGAAAAAACATTGAAGCAAAAGCCAAACTAA
- a CDS encoding TPM domain-containing protein, with translation MKYLLSSKRITVWLVLLFILGIKGLSPANALELALEPPGDREFVRDLAGMLDEKTTKQIKEICDKLLTDKATPIIVVTIDSMAKYGGADMRIETFATILFNQWQIGHAKLGDQDWNTGILLLVSKNDRKARIELGAGWGRREDALCRQIMDDYMIPQFKQGKFSEGILLGVEALDKMARKLELPTKPRSAWSYVIVAVVIGLGIFTVISLIRRGSSGWAWLFWGVVFAVIGTILYQMLSNRGGGGGFSGGSFGGGFSGGGGATGSW, from the coding sequence GTGAAATATTTACTTAGTAGCAAGCGAATCACAGTTTGGCTGGTATTGCTATTCATTCTCGGCATTAAAGGATTATCCCCCGCAAATGCCCTGGAACTAGCTCTGGAACCCCCGGGAGATCGTGAATTTGTTCGTGACCTCGCAGGCATGCTTGATGAAAAGACTACAAAACAGATTAAAGAGATCTGCGATAAACTGCTCACAGACAAAGCAACACCGATTATTGTGGTCACAATCGATTCAATGGCAAAATATGGCGGGGCCGATATGCGAATCGAAACCTTCGCCACTATTCTGTTTAATCAATGGCAAATCGGCCATGCCAAACTCGGAGATCAAGATTGGAACACGGGAATTTTATTATTAGTTTCCAAAAATGACCGTAAAGCAAGAATTGAACTCGGTGCAGGTTGGGGACGTCGCGAAGATGCATTGTGCCGTCAAATCATGGATGATTACATGATCCCTCAGTTTAAACAGGGTAAGTTCTCAGAAGGAATCTTGCTCGGAGTTGAAGCGTTGGACAAGATGGCACGGAAGCTCGAATTGCCAACCAAACCACGTTCTGCCTGGTCGTATGTCATCGTCGCTGTTGTCATCGGACTGGGAATTTTCACAGTGATCTCATTGATCCGTCGCGGTTCCAGTGGCTGGGCCTGGTTATTTTGGGGTGTCGTTTTTGCCGTGATTGGTACGATTCTCTACCAGATGTTAAGCAATCGTGGAGGTGGCGGAGGCTTCAGTGGCGGTTCGTTTGGCGGCGGATTCTCAGGCGGCGGTGGGGCGACCGGTTCCTGGTAA
- a CDS encoding PQQ-binding-like beta-propeller repeat protein, protein MNHRLPYIVLPLLSLTFIFCLMSDQSQAKDWSTYLGDKERSGATSDSFQLPLTKAWKYTAPSKPKSGQTDPGERVIEGHDLESRVDFDDAFHVTIAGGRAYFGSSVDHQLRCVDLKSGNVIWKFFTGGPIRLAPTLNQSRVFFGSDDGFVYCLDANSGKSHWKLRAGLNEEMIIARGEMVSRWPVRTNILVDEGVAYFGAGIFPHENIYLYAVNAKTGNVIWKVDNLSQTSAGRNELSPQGYLLANDDILIIPSGRSLPAAFNKKTGQQEHKRSYSWRSTAGGVVGGTQALLADGQIYSMGAHHILALSQDKGDVGFAWLNGQQMAAQGDFGYIATGSSVLKVNRKEYAAASQKTHKNDMTINSLLRKLRGLKDKKAAEVRDQIKKLKEENKTYAKIGVIWEQNSDARDALIVAGNKVVIGGQDKVVILDEKTGKILETLKVNGKARGLAVSDGNLVVSTSLGDIVAFQSSDNSNPSNSTVESITQKSPYPEDKWTPLYQQAAKDILTNSQITNGFCLVLGSEEGRLAYELARNSDLKIYCIEPDITKAEASRQKLSEAGYYGHRVTVHQTELSPLPYSRYFANLIVSDTFLKTGQVLGIPKDIAKHVKPLGGIICLGMPANSNTEHASSEKLTDWLKQTKLAKTSKISSKNGYTMLTRGALPGAGSWSHQYGDPGNTASSKDQLVRGGLGVLWFGDPGEKKMVNRHEGAVGPLAINGRLFIQGESTIMAFDAYNGLFLWERENPQAIRTGVFQNQNPGNLVASKDSLFFMMKEFCYQLDAATGKTVRKIPLPEKLNDGKHEWGYLAYQNGMIFGTATTRNELESRLRRRGRKTEDSTDALFAIDVKTGKPVWSYQGKNIAHHTIAIGPEAAYFIDSSITSEQRAKILRQDKSHLSKLTGKEKEIAEDRLKKQDLRLAVGLDLKTGKQLWSKPVDVTDCSEIGIGGGKLTLLYQNNVLLLCGANANGHYWKQFIAGDFSRRRLVALNATDGSILWKKDANYRHRPIIVGEKIIAEPWSYDLYTGIQHTRKHPLTGQQVPWSIMREGHHCGMLAASENMLMFRSGYTGFYDLEKDGGTRHFAGHRTGCWINAIPANGLVMIPESSAGCVCLFSISSTIVLEPREERTHWTIFSSVGPKTPVQHMALNMGAPGDRRDAHGTVWMAYPRPRPSRETGLDFKFDIKPKFTEGGGYNSINEITNPIKEAEPSWVFTSWARGLKECTIPLLGKKDAPATYSVELSFSALEPVSLNLSQKGEPLFDIKLQGKVVEKSFNPYAAKSTLVRKFEGIPVKDNLQLEFVPLNDSAKQMPPSLSGIEIIRSDS, encoded by the coding sequence GTGAATCATCGCCTCCCCTACATTGTCCTGCCACTATTAAGCCTCACTTTCATTTTCTGTCTGATGAGTGATCAATCCCAGGCAAAAGACTGGTCTACTTACCTGGGTGATAAAGAACGATCAGGAGCTACTTCCGATTCATTCCAGCTTCCACTCACAAAAGCCTGGAAATATACAGCTCCCAGTAAACCAAAATCAGGTCAAACAGATCCCGGCGAACGTGTGATTGAAGGACATGACTTGGAATCACGAGTTGATTTCGATGATGCTTTTCATGTCACAATCGCAGGAGGCCGTGCGTATTTCGGGTCTTCTGTCGATCATCAACTACGGTGTGTTGACTTAAAAAGTGGTAACGTCATCTGGAAATTTTTTACAGGAGGTCCCATCCGATTAGCCCCGACTCTTAATCAATCTCGAGTTTTCTTTGGTTCCGATGATGGCTTTGTCTACTGCCTGGATGCGAATTCTGGAAAATCGCATTGGAAGCTACGAGCAGGACTCAACGAAGAGATGATTATCGCACGAGGTGAAATGGTTTCAAGATGGCCTGTGAGAACAAATATTCTGGTTGATGAGGGAGTGGCTTACTTTGGAGCGGGTATTTTTCCTCACGAAAATATCTATTTGTATGCGGTCAACGCGAAAACCGGCAACGTCATCTGGAAAGTAGACAACCTCAGCCAGACAAGTGCGGGTCGAAATGAACTTTCGCCACAAGGATATCTTTTAGCAAATGACGATATCTTAATCATTCCTTCAGGTCGGTCTCTCCCAGCCGCCTTTAATAAAAAAACAGGCCAACAGGAACACAAGCGTTCTTATAGTTGGAGAAGTACAGCCGGTGGTGTAGTCGGTGGAACACAAGCATTACTCGCCGATGGGCAAATTTACTCGATGGGTGCCCATCATATTTTAGCATTATCTCAAGATAAAGGAGACGTTGGATTCGCCTGGCTGAACGGTCAACAAATGGCGGCTCAAGGCGACTTCGGATACATTGCAACAGGTAGCTCCGTACTAAAAGTCAATCGAAAGGAATACGCAGCTGCCTCTCAAAAAACACATAAAAATGATATGACGATCAATAGTTTGTTACGCAAACTACGCGGTTTGAAAGATAAAAAAGCAGCTGAAGTACGTGATCAAATCAAAAAGCTGAAAGAGGAAAATAAGACATACGCAAAGATAGGAGTCATTTGGGAACAGAACTCCGATGCCCGCGATGCACTCATCGTTGCTGGCAACAAAGTGGTTATCGGCGGTCAAGACAAAGTAGTCATTCTAGACGAAAAAACTGGTAAAATCCTGGAAACATTGAAAGTCAACGGCAAAGCGCGCGGTTTGGCTGTATCTGATGGTAATCTGGTTGTGAGTACGTCACTTGGTGATATTGTTGCCTTTCAATCATCTGACAACTCTAATCCGTCGAATTCAACAGTTGAATCGATCACTCAAAAATCCCCCTACCCTGAGGACAAATGGACGCCCCTCTATCAGCAGGCAGCCAAAGATATTTTAACGAACTCACAAATTACAAATGGGTTCTGTCTGGTGTTGGGAAGTGAAGAAGGAAGGTTGGCTTATGAACTGGCTCGCAACAGTGATCTAAAGATTTATTGTATCGAACCTGATATTACCAAAGCCGAAGCATCTCGCCAAAAACTGAGTGAGGCAGGTTATTACGGGCATCGTGTCACCGTTCATCAAACGGAACTTTCCCCTCTCCCCTACTCGCGTTACTTTGCAAACTTGATTGTCTCAGACACATTCCTCAAAACAGGTCAAGTACTTGGAATTCCCAAAGACATCGCTAAACATGTGAAGCCGCTGGGCGGAATCATCTGTCTTGGTATGCCTGCAAATTCTAATACTGAACATGCTTCATCTGAAAAATTGACAGACTGGCTTAAGCAGACAAAACTCGCAAAAACATCCAAAATCTCAAGCAAGAATGGTTATACCATGCTCACTCGCGGTGCATTACCAGGCGCAGGCAGTTGGTCACACCAATACGGCGACCCGGGAAATACCGCCAGCAGTAAAGACCAATTAGTGCGCGGAGGTCTCGGAGTTCTGTGGTTTGGTGATCCTGGCGAAAAGAAAATGGTCAACCGTCATGAAGGTGCCGTGGGACCATTGGCAATTAACGGTCGATTGTTTATCCAAGGCGAAAGTACCATTATGGCCTTTGATGCCTACAACGGTCTCTTTCTTTGGGAACGCGAAAATCCGCAAGCGATTCGTACAGGGGTCTTTCAAAATCAAAACCCGGGAAATTTAGTAGCCAGCAAAGATAGCCTGTTCTTTATGATGAAGGAGTTCTGCTATCAGCTCGATGCAGCCACAGGCAAAACCGTTCGCAAAATTCCATTACCAGAGAAACTCAACGATGGAAAACATGAATGGGGTTATTTGGCTTATCAAAATGGAATGATCTTTGGAACTGCTACCACACGAAATGAACTCGAAAGTCGACTAAGACGCAGAGGAAGAAAGACAGAAGATTCAACAGATGCTTTGTTCGCAATCGATGTAAAAACAGGTAAACCAGTCTGGAGTTATCAAGGCAAGAACATTGCACATCATACCATTGCCATAGGTCCAGAAGCCGCTTATTTCATTGACAGCTCTATCACCAGTGAGCAACGTGCAAAAATTCTAAGACAGGATAAATCACACTTATCAAAACTGACTGGCAAAGAAAAAGAAATCGCCGAAGACCGGCTTAAAAAACAAGACCTTCGATTAGCCGTTGGCTTGGATCTTAAAACAGGTAAACAACTCTGGTCCAAACCCGTCGATGTGACAGATTGTAGCGAGATCGGGATTGGGGGTGGCAAGCTCACATTGCTCTATCAGAACAATGTTCTGCTGCTATGTGGTGCGAATGCGAACGGTCATTACTGGAAACAGTTTATCGCTGGTGATTTTTCTCGCCGTCGATTAGTGGCATTAAATGCCACTGATGGTTCAATTTTGTGGAAAAAAGATGCAAACTACCGACACCGTCCCATCATTGTTGGTGAAAAAATTATTGCAGAACCCTGGTCCTATGACCTTTACACGGGTATTCAACATACACGCAAGCATCCTCTTACCGGACAACAAGTCCCCTGGAGTATTATGCGAGAGGGCCATCACTGCGGTATGCTTGCCGCATCAGAGAACATGCTGATGTTCCGTTCCGGCTATACTGGCTTTTACGATCTTGAAAAAGATGGCGGTACACGTCACTTTGCCGGACATCGCACGGGTTGCTGGATCAATGCGATTCCTGCCAATGGTCTGGTAATGATTCCTGAATCCAGTGCAGGCTGTGTTTGTTTATTCTCGATTTCTTCTACAATCGTTCTTGAGCCACGTGAAGAGAGAACCCACTGGACCATCTTCAGTTCTGTTGGTCCCAAAACACCAGTCCAACACATGGCTTTAAATATGGGTGCTCCCGGGGATCGACGAGATGCACATGGTACTGTCTGGATGGCCTATCCCCGTCCTCGTCCCAGTCGTGAAACAGGTCTTGATTTTAAATTTGATATCAAACCAAAATTCACAGAAGGAGGGGGATATAACAGTATTAATGAGATCACAAACCCCATTAAAGAGGCAGAGCCCTCTTGGGTTTTCACTTCCTGGGCTCGTGGTCTCAAGGAATGCACCATTCCACTATTAGGCAAAAAAGATGCACCGGCAACTTACAGCGTAGAATTATCCTTCTCTGCTCTGGAGCCAGTTTCGTTGAATCTAAGCCAAAAAGGAGAGCCTCTGTTTGACATTAAGCTACAAGGGAAAGTGGTTGAAAAAAGCTTCAATCCCTACGCAGCAAAATCTACACTGGTTCGAAAATTTGAAGGCATTCCTGTGAAAGATAATTTACAACTTGAATTTGTACCACTCAACGACAGTGCAAAGCAAATGCCGCCTTCACTAAGTGGAATTGAAATTATTCGCTCAGACTCATAG
- a CDS encoding uracil-DNA glycosylase family protein, with protein sequence MNDNKNNHSQTRAARQLIESWQRSGVKHIKRVVPVMPEKTVVEESLQVNPSGAKPRTSSKELQSSANQGVLFRENDPSPINTVIETEEPRKEMSVTRTTKSKLKKADRQAELNIIADQVAQCQKCPELASTRTQTVFGVGNPAAKIMFIGEAPGADEDKQGEPFVGRAGKLLDKIIEACQLKRSDIYIANILRCRPPGNRNPSDTEAANCRGFLDAQIEIVDPDYIVCWGSVAAKNLLRSELPIGKMRGRFYEYGRARVICTYHPSYLLRNPSAKKNVWEDMIDLFQDMGIDLKAQS encoded by the coding sequence ATGAATGACAATAAGAACAATCATTCGCAAACCAGGGCTGCCCGCCAATTAATCGAAAGCTGGCAAAGATCTGGGGTAAAACATATCAAACGTGTTGTTCCCGTCATGCCAGAGAAAACAGTAGTTGAAGAATCTCTACAGGTCAATCCGTCAGGAGCAAAGCCACGAACATCTTCGAAGGAACTACAGAGTTCTGCTAATCAGGGGGTACTATTCCGAGAGAATGATCCGTCTCCCATCAATACGGTAATTGAGACTGAAGAACCTCGAAAGGAAATGAGTGTGACTCGAACCACGAAATCAAAACTGAAAAAGGCGGATCGACAAGCAGAGTTAAATATTATTGCTGATCAGGTTGCTCAGTGTCAAAAGTGTCCTGAGTTAGCTTCGACGCGCACACAAACTGTATTTGGAGTAGGGAACCCAGCTGCAAAGATCATGTTCATCGGAGAAGCACCCGGGGCTGATGAAGATAAACAAGGCGAACCATTTGTAGGGCGTGCGGGAAAATTGCTCGATAAGATTATCGAGGCTTGCCAATTAAAACGCAGTGATATCTATATCGCCAATATTCTCAGGTGCCGTCCACCTGGAAATAGAAATCCCTCTGATACGGAAGCCGCAAATTGCCGTGGGTTTTTGGATGCCCAGATTGAGATTGTGGATCCTGACTATATCGTTTGCTGGGGGTCAGTAGCAGCTAAGAATTTGCTGAGATCAGAATTACCAATCGGTAAAATGAGGGGCCGATTTTATGAATATGGCCGCGCCCGAGTCATTTGCACATATCATCCTTCCTATCTGCTAAGAAATCCTTCAGCGAAGAAAAATGTGTGGGAAGATATGATCGATCTATTTCAGGACATGGGTATTGATTTAAAAGCCCAAAGCTGA
- a CDS encoding leucine-rich repeat domain-containing protein, protein MKMKAILSLLGLCLLSGCPDSNTSKTPDSKAKSTSAEESHSNKQTNEAVQPKPDAPEAVQAFKDLGATMKLSDDGRVLILDLKGSTAKDEDLKHLAGLPSLERLTIWGPDFTDTATEEISKKKNLWYLNMESTAIGDEGVKNLADLKNLQVLSLRATNITNDALKVVAEFPNLKDLDLRFNKEINDEGMPLIKGMKNLKVLKLQATQVTDEGMKNVAELPNLQRLNTWGRNISDKTLELLKDKNLVSLELDDTEISDEGLKHLKDMTNMEALHLRRDFVGDPGIANLQGMKKLQTLHLRDTVVTDEGMKYLSGLTELTYLDLDESMIGDKGLEQIKNMKKLQRLGLWGTETTDAGLKIISGLTNLTRLNLEGTKITDEGLDYLLPLKKLEYLNLSKTEITDEGLQKLTALKNLKELLLSFTQVTDKGVEKFKAAVPGCKVKR, encoded by the coding sequence ATGAAAATGAAAGCGATTCTTTCTCTGTTGGGATTATGTTTGTTATCAGGTTGTCCTGATTCGAATACCTCCAAAACGCCTGATTCCAAAGCAAAATCGACTTCAGCGGAAGAGAGTCATTCCAACAAACAAACAAATGAGGCAGTTCAACCAAAACCAGACGCTCCTGAGGCAGTGCAAGCTTTTAAGGATCTGGGAGCAACGATGAAACTGTCGGATGATGGACGTGTTCTGATCCTGGATTTGAAAGGATCAACGGCTAAGGATGAAGATTTGAAGCACCTTGCTGGGTTGCCATCCCTGGAACGACTGACGATCTGGGGACCTGATTTTACAGATACTGCTACCGAAGAGATTAGTAAGAAGAAAAATTTATGGTATTTGAATATGGAAAGTACCGCCATCGGTGACGAAGGTGTCAAAAACCTCGCCGATTTAAAAAATCTGCAAGTACTCTCTCTGCGGGCGACTAATATTACCAATGATGCGCTAAAAGTCGTTGCCGAGTTTCCTAATTTGAAAGACCTCGATTTGCGATTCAACAAGGAAATCAATGACGAAGGAATGCCATTGATTAAAGGCATGAAGAACTTAAAAGTTCTCAAATTACAGGCGACACAAGTGACTGACGAGGGAATGAAGAATGTGGCCGAATTACCGAATCTGCAAAGATTGAACACTTGGGGGAGGAATATTTCAGATAAAACTTTAGAACTCTTAAAAGATAAAAACCTGGTATCACTGGAACTGGATGATACGGAAATTTCGGATGAGGGACTGAAACATCTTAAAGATATGACCAACATGGAAGCCTTGCATTTACGGCGGGATTTTGTGGGCGATCCTGGAATTGCGAATTTACAGGGGATGAAAAAACTTCAGACTTTGCATTTACGCGACACCGTGGTTACGGATGAAGGTATGAAGTATTTGTCTGGTTTAACCGAACTGACTTATCTCGATTTGGATGAATCGATGATTGGTGACAAAGGGCTTGAGCAGATTAAAAACATGAAAAAGTTGCAACGTCTCGGATTATGGGGTACTGAAACAACCGATGCGGGATTGAAAATTATCTCGGGCTTGACCAATCTCACACGCCTCAATCTGGAAGGCACGAAAATCACTGATGAGGGACTGGATTATTTACTTCCGCTAAAAAAGCTGGAGTATCTCAACTTAAGCAAAACAGAAATTACGGATGAAGGTTTACAAAAACTGACCGCTTTGAAAAACTTGAAAGAACTCCTGCTCAGCTTTACACAAGTTACCGATAAGGGAGTCGAAAAGTTCAAAGCAGCAGTACCGGGTTGTAAGGTGAAACGATAA
- a CDS encoding TPM domain-containing protein, whose amino-acid sequence MQSAFDFLNEEQQKQVEQAVVDAEKRTSCEIVPVVATSSGRYDRPEDIVGLWLTIITALCLWYFFPRNAGQGGDWSGLPLGVELIFATLLLIIAFIIGAVAGSRIGWLRRLFTPRQQMQDEVAARAREIFFDKRVHHTEGGTGILIYISLFEHMAVALADQAIIDQLGQSFIDQICQQLTKGLHTGDATTAICDVIKEIGDQAATPLPRASDDQNELHDVLVLID is encoded by the coding sequence ATGCAGAGCGCCTTTGATTTCTTAAATGAAGAGCAACAGAAACAGGTCGAGCAAGCTGTTGTAGACGCAGAAAAACGTACTTCCTGCGAGATCGTGCCTGTCGTGGCGACCTCTTCAGGCCGTTATGATCGCCCGGAAGATATCGTAGGTCTCTGGCTCACCATTATCACAGCACTTTGTCTCTGGTACTTTTTTCCAAGAAACGCGGGACAAGGTGGTGACTGGAGTGGCTTGCCGCTTGGTGTCGAATTGATCTTTGCTACATTATTGTTAATCATCGCTTTTATCATCGGTGCGGTAGCTGGCAGCAGGATCGGGTGGCTCAGAAGACTATTTACACCCCGCCAACAAATGCAAGATGAAGTCGCAGCTCGAGCACGCGAGATTTTCTTCGACAAACGAGTTCACCATACTGAAGGCGGAACGGGCATCCTGATATACATCTCCCTGTTCGAGCACATGGCAGTCGCATTAGCCGATCAGGCAATCATCGATCAATTAGGACAATCATTCATAGATCAGATCTGCCAGCAATTAACGAAAGGCTTACACACCGGCGATGCAACCACAGCAATTTGTGATGTCATCAAAGAGATCGGCGACCAAGCGGCAACACCTCTTCCCCGCGCTTCAGATGACCAGAACGAACTACATGATGTCCTGGTTTTGATCGACTAA
- a CDS encoding c-type cytochrome — translation MIIQRILSSIGTIVLIPMIFGTLVILHAKEPIRSLKIDGLDEAFLEENSQGEFQIVIAGEPLSRMTGAEFSALRDLEIDLRNQKHSDTQSKRHLNALLIAMARIADKPTLMYLHELFESYPERRNDVAEAISWYSKENQRRDADWRILVRSLNVVEGEQAKTVMSVLTKFRRRSNKAQWIRQVILVGLAQDVLGQEIASQLLSHWTGVKFDQSTVEKHSPMLVWQRWFTEQYPDELEPVFPIEDAESRWKFTNLMSELKKRSKDKIDLKLGEQSFVKATCVKCHRFGKLGEKVGPDLTSVSRRLQQKEILLATMFPSHFIPEEYPTFTIVTIQGKVLTGMMGATANRDQLLILTGKGEKHLIDKKDIDEIIPVKKSSMPEGLLNLLSKEEVLQLISFLATLPDGAPQTYRHKSP, via the coding sequence ATGATCATCCAGAGGATCTTATCCAGCATTGGGACTATCGTCTTAATTCCAATGATTTTCGGGACACTGGTGATCCTGCATGCAAAAGAGCCCATACGTTCCTTGAAAATTGATGGGTTGGATGAAGCATTTCTTGAAGAAAACTCACAAGGAGAATTTCAAATTGTCATTGCGGGAGAGCCATTAAGTCGTATGACGGGAGCTGAATTTTCTGCATTACGTGATCTTGAGATTGATTTACGGAACCAGAAGCATTCAGACACACAATCGAAGCGCCATTTAAACGCTTTGTTGATTGCAATGGCTCGGATTGCTGATAAACCAACATTGATGTATTTACATGAACTCTTCGAATCCTATCCAGAACGTCGAAATGATGTGGCAGAGGCGATCAGTTGGTACTCCAAGGAGAATCAGCGTCGAGATGCTGATTGGAGAATATTGGTCCGCTCTCTTAACGTGGTTGAAGGAGAGCAGGCAAAAACAGTGATGAGTGTGCTTACAAAATTTCGTCGTCGTTCCAACAAAGCGCAATGGATTCGACAAGTTATTTTGGTAGGTCTGGCGCAGGATGTTCTGGGGCAGGAGATTGCTTCGCAACTCTTATCTCATTGGACAGGAGTAAAATTCGATCAATCAACTGTAGAAAAACACTCCCCCATGTTGGTGTGGCAAAGGTGGTTTACAGAGCAATATCCAGATGAGTTAGAGCCCGTTTTTCCCATAGAAGATGCAGAGAGTCGTTGGAAATTTACTAACTTAATGAGTGAGTTGAAAAAGCGGTCGAAAGACAAGATCGATTTAAAATTGGGTGAGCAATCATTTGTAAAAGCAACTTGTGTCAAGTGTCACCGTTTCGGGAAACTGGGCGAGAAGGTCGGCCCAGACCTGACGAGTGTCAGCCGCAGACTTCAACAGAAGGAAATTTTGTTGGCGACAATGTTTCCTTCGCATTTCATTCCTGAAGAGTACCCCACCTTTACTATTGTCACTATACAGGGAAAGGTGCTTACAGGAATGATGGGAGCGACAGCGAACCGAGATCAATTACTGATTTTAACTGGTAAAGGCGAAAAACATCTGATTGATAAAAAAGATATCGATGAAATTATTCCAGTAAAAAAATCATCAATGCCAGAAGGGTTGTTGAACTTGTTATCAAAAGAGGAAGTTTTACAATTAATCAGCTTTTTGGCAACGTTACCAGACGGGGCTCCTCAGACTTACCGCCATAAAAGTCCTTGA
- a CDS encoding HPP family protein, translated as MQVRVRDLMTVNPTSVLMGTSLQEAAEQMILAESSEIYVTDLQMRLVGVVPDYEILKHKLMHQNLDAPINSIMNVQIDALSPEDDAIQLAFLFRDRRNSCMAVTENGRLVGKLSCRDVFRVIMALDSIEMAEEQTQGEPTSSMTSAPVPAVSTINPPHLAKSSLRKHFLQQNAPQAK; from the coding sequence ATGCAGGTACGAGTTCGCGATCTAATGACCGTCAATCCCACCAGTGTGCTGATGGGCACAAGTCTGCAGGAAGCTGCGGAACAAATGATTCTCGCAGAGTCTTCTGAAATCTACGTTACTGATCTGCAAATGCGGTTAGTTGGCGTTGTTCCGGATTATGAAATCCTCAAGCATAAACTCATGCATCAAAATCTGGACGCCCCCATCAATTCTATTATGAACGTGCAAATTGATGCCCTCTCTCCAGAAGATGATGCGATACAACTCGCCTTTTTGTTTCGTGACCGACGTAACAGCTGTATGGCCGTTACGGAGAATGGTCGACTTGTTGGTAAACTGAGCTGCAGAGACGTATTTCGCGTGATCATGGCATTGGATTCCATTGAAATGGCAGAGGAACAGACACAAGGAGAACCAACTTCCTCAATGACGAGTGCACCTGTCCCAGCCGTTTCAACAATCAACCCACCTCACTTAGCCAAAAGCAGTCTCAGAAAACATTTCCTGCAGCAAAACGCTCCCCAGGCTAAATAA